From a region of the Bacteroidales bacterium genome:
- the metK gene encoding methionine adenosyltransferase: protein MSYFFTSESVSEGHPDKISDQISDALLDEFLKQDPESKVACETVVTTGLTILVGEVKTNAWVDLQQTARQVIKDIGYTKGEYKFEYESCAVMSSIHGQSPDINQGVVRAKEEDQGAGDQGMMFGYAVNETEDLMPLPIDLSHKLLIELADIRKEGKKMTYLRPDSKSQVTVEYDENNKPVRIDTIVISTQHDDFVQPDNNKSQKEADDEMLKTIYEDVKNILIPLVKEKLPQSINELFKGDFKLFVNPTGKFVIGGPHGDSGLTGRKIIVDTYGGKGAHGGGAFSGKDSSKVDRSAAYATRHIAKNLVAAGVADEVLIQVAYAIGVADPVGLHVETYGTSKVNLPDNEIADKINELFDMRPAAIVKRFGLKNPVFRDTAAYGHMGRKPYTKEVVFSKNGATYTKEVEFFAWEKLDAVNKIKDAFNL, encoded by the coding sequence ATGTCATATTTTTTCACATCAGAATCAGTTTCTGAAGGACATCCCGATAAAATTTCGGACCAAATCTCGGATGCATTATTAGACGAATTCCTAAAACAAGACCCGGAATCAAAAGTTGCTTGTGAAACAGTAGTTACAACCGGTTTAACCATATTGGTCGGAGAAGTTAAAACCAATGCATGGGTTGATCTTCAACAAACTGCCAGACAAGTTATCAAAGATATTGGTTATACAAAAGGGGAATACAAATTTGAGTATGAATCTTGTGCAGTAATGTCCTCAATACATGGTCAATCACCTGACATTAATCAAGGAGTAGTAAGAGCAAAAGAAGAAGATCAAGGTGCGGGAGATCAGGGAATGATGTTTGGTTATGCAGTTAATGAAACCGAAGACCTTATGCCTTTGCCAATTGATCTCTCACATAAATTGCTCATTGAACTTGCCGATATTCGTAAAGAAGGTAAGAAAATGACATATTTACGTCCTGATTCAAAATCACAAGTTACAGTTGAATATGATGAAAATAATAAACCTGTAAGAATTGATACAATTGTTATTTCAACCCAACATGATGACTTTGTGCAACCGGATAATAACAAATCCCAAAAAGAAGCAGATGATGAAATGTTGAAAACCATCTATGAAGATGTAAAGAACATTCTTATACCTTTAGTAAAAGAAAAACTTCCGCAATCAATCAATGAATTATTCAAAGGAGATTTTAAATTATTCGTCAATCCTACGGGAAAATTTGTAATTGGCGGACCCCACGGAGATTCCGGTTTAACGGGAAGAAAAATTATTGTTGATACATACGGAGGTAAGGGCGCTCACGGCGGAGGTGCGTTTTCAGGAAAAGATTCCTCTAAAGTAGATCGTTCAGCAGCATATGCTACACGTCACATAGCAAAAAACCTTGTTGCTGCCGGAGTTGCCGATGAAGTTCTTATACAAGTAGCTTATGCAATTGGGGTTGCCGATCCTGTAGGACTTCACGTTGAAACATACGGAACATCAAAAGTAAACTTGCCTGACAATGAAATTGCAGATAAAATAAACGAATTATTTGATATGCGCCCTGCTGCAATCGTTAAACGATTTGGTTTAAAAAATCCTGTTTTCAGAGATACTGCTGCATACGGGCATATGGGCAGAAAACCATACACAAAAGAAGTTGTATTTTCAAAGAATGGTGCTACATATACAAAAGAAGTTGAATTTTTTGCTTGGGAAAAATTAGATGCCGTTAATAAAATAAAAGACGCATTTAACCTATAA